A window of Tautonia plasticadhaerens contains these coding sequences:
- a CDS encoding TspO/MBR family protein, whose amino-acid sequence MTTPEASASPPGSPGRDLLALVGFLALCFSAAGVGGWLTARGLGAWYDSLRKPSWNPPGAVFGPVWTLLYASMAVAAWLAWRRSGWAGARGALLLFGLQLVLNVAWSGLFFGLRRPDLALLEIAALWLAILATLVAFARVRPLAGWLMAPYLLWVTFATALNFALWRLNAP is encoded by the coding sequence ATGACCACCCCCGAGGCGTCGGCCTCTCCCCCGGGATCGCCGGGCCGGGACCTCCTCGCCCTGGTCGGCTTCCTGGCCCTCTGCTTCTCGGCGGCCGGGGTCGGCGGGTGGCTGACGGCACGAGGCCTGGGGGCGTGGTACGACTCGTTGCGCAAGCCGTCGTGGAACCCGCCAGGCGCCGTCTTCGGCCCCGTCTGGACCCTCCTCTACGCGAGCATGGCCGTGGCCGCCTGGCTCGCCTGGAGGCGATCGGGATGGGCCGGGGCCCGGGGCGCCCTGCTCCTCTTCGGCCTGCAACTGGTGCTGAACGTCGCCTGGTCCGGGCTGTTCTTCGGCCTGAGGAGGCCCGACCTCGCCCTGCTGGAGATCGCCGCCCTCTGGCTCGCCATCCTGGCGACGCTCGTCGCCTTCGCCCGGGTCCGGCCCCTCGCCGGTTGGCTCATGGCCCCCTACCTGCTCTGGGTGACCTTCGCCACCGCGCTGAACTTCGCCCTCTGGCGGCTCAACGCCCCCTGA
- a CDS encoding carboxypeptidase regulatory-like domain-containing protein, with protein sequence MTSALLAWLLTLTPASDDGTETTTPPPGLGVVSGRVTYDGPLLPPVLNSEAGTRRQPIEVDPDVKGLREAAVWLDGVPDDATAPLDEEQGPVVVDQIQFEFVPHVLTVRAGRPVAFLNNDVANHGVTASARSDRNRFSVTRQPGDEYVHCFDASRGPVAIGCPVHAAMSAWVFVLDHPYHAVTDRLGRFELPPAPPGRYDLVVHHPDGGLRRRVPVDIRAGDRTEVLVDFHAGDLRPPGRP encoded by the coding sequence ATGACCTCCGCCCTTCTCGCCTGGCTATTAACCCTCACCCCGGCGAGCGACGACGGCACCGAGACGACCACCCCGCCTCCTGGCCTCGGGGTCGTCTCCGGCCGGGTCACCTACGACGGCCCGTTGCTCCCCCCGGTGCTCAACTCCGAGGCCGGCACCCGTCGCCAGCCCATCGAGGTCGATCCCGACGTGAAGGGCCTCCGGGAGGCGGCCGTCTGGCTCGACGGAGTCCCCGACGACGCCACGGCCCCGCTCGACGAGGAGCAGGGACCGGTGGTCGTCGACCAGATCCAGTTCGAGTTCGTGCCCCACGTCCTCACGGTCCGGGCCGGTCGGCCGGTCGCGTTCCTCAACAACGACGTCGCCAACCACGGCGTCACGGCCTCCGCCAGATCCGATCGCAACCGGTTCAGCGTCACCCGGCAGCCGGGGGACGAGTACGTCCACTGCTTCGACGCCTCCCGAGGGCCGGTGGCGATCGGCTGCCCGGTGCACGCGGCGATGTCGGCCTGGGTCTTCGTCCTCGACCATCCCTACCACGCCGTCACCGACCGGCTCGGCCGATTCGAGCTGCCCCCCGCGCCCCCCGGTCGCTACGACCTCGTCGTCCACCACCCCGACGGCGGCCTCAGGAGGCGGGTCCCGGTCGACATCCGGGCCGGGGACCGGACGGAAGTCCTCGTCGACTTCCACGCCGGGGATCTCCGACCCCCGGGACGGCCCTGA
- a CDS encoding cupin domain-containing protein produces MPTLIPAPTRIEAAGNKPKRIDEYVGRVNSETEGVSVAHMRSPSGWVEPGQTPEFDEVTVVLRGMIRVEHREGTLDVEAGQAVMTTKGEWVRYSTPGPEGAEYIAVCLPAFSPGTVHRDLG; encoded by the coding sequence ATGCCGACCCTCATCCCCGCCCCGACCCGCATCGAGGCCGCCGGAAACAAACCGAAGCGGATCGACGAGTACGTCGGCCGGGTGAACAGCGAGACGGAGGGGGTGAGCGTCGCCCACATGCGGAGCCCCTCGGGCTGGGTCGAGCCGGGACAGACGCCGGAGTTCGACGAGGTGACTGTGGTGCTCCGGGGGATGATCCGCGTCGAGCACCGTGAGGGGACGCTCGACGTGGAGGCCGGGCAGGCGGTGATGACCACCAAGGGGGAGTGGGTCCGCTACAGCACGCCGGGCCCGGAGGGGGCCGAGTACATTGCCGTCTGCCTGCCGGCGTTCTCGCCGGGGACGGTCCACCGGGACCTGGGGTGA
- a CDS encoding cysteine hydrolase family protein produces the protein MPAGPVVFVDIDTQRDFLDPRGSLHLSASEEIRPNLARLTTFARDRDIPVLATACSHEPDQPDPEPFPPHCLVDSKGAERIEETRWPGSLVLAPDGAFEPPHGGETVPSHLTLQKRKYDLFSHPEADRVVSFYSKSGPTTFVVYGVATDYCVGCAVRGLRERGHRVRVVTDAVAAVEPATLPGALDEFEKVGAERTTTDAICGPQG, from the coding sequence ATGCCGGCTGGCCCCGTGGTCTTCGTCGACATCGATACCCAGCGTGACTTCCTCGACCCCCGAGGCAGCCTCCACCTCTCGGCCTCGGAGGAGATCCGGCCCAACCTGGCGAGGCTGACCACCTTCGCCCGGGATCGGGACATCCCGGTGCTGGCCACCGCCTGCTCCCACGAGCCGGACCAGCCCGACCCCGAGCCCTTCCCGCCCCACTGCCTCGTCGACTCCAAGGGGGCCGAGCGGATCGAGGAGACCCGATGGCCCGGCAGCCTCGTGCTGGCCCCGGATGGCGCCTTCGAGCCGCCGCACGGCGGGGAGACCGTCCCCTCGCACCTGACGCTCCAGAAGCGGAAGTACGACCTGTTCAGCCACCCCGAGGCCGACCGCGTCGTCTCCTTCTACTCCAAGTCCGGGCCCACCACCTTCGTCGTCTACGGCGTCGCCACCGACTACTGCGTCGGCTGCGCCGTCCGAGGGCTCCGGGAGCGGGGCCATCGGGTGCGGGTCGTCACCGACGCCGTCGCCGCGGTCGAGCCGGCCACCCTGCCCGGCGCCCTGGACGAATTCGAAAAGGTCGGCGCCGAGCGGACCACGACCGACGCCATCTGCGGCCCCCAGGGCTGA
- a CDS encoding HD domain-containing protein, with protein MRPDKYKRRQQAPRADDRLRLQIAQEAARRLYPRLAPEPGPGPLADASEAEYYAAKRKAAAVLGRRVRPGDLPSDHEVRQAVVALARDRAAADADGPSPPPASPEPEPGAPAPRLAEVLDRFELYRIRLEPLEAVKQGARSHPEGDALFHSLQVFELARLERPFDEEFLLAALLHDVGKAIDPADHIAAGLESLDGAIPERTRWLIAHHREARAAVDAAPAGRARRVPGVEADDQAIEDLLLLGRLDREGRVPGAPVPTVAEAIAHLRGLEDESYLDDGDDPGSTGPD; from the coding sequence ATGCGACCGGACAAGTACAAGCGTCGCCAGCAGGCCCCCCGGGCCGACGACCGGCTCCGGCTCCAGATCGCCCAGGAGGCGGCCCGGCGGCTCTACCCCCGGCTCGCCCCCGAGCCCGGCCCCGGGCCGCTCGCCGACGCCTCGGAGGCCGAGTACTACGCCGCCAAGCGGAAGGCCGCCGCCGTGCTCGGCCGCCGCGTCCGCCCCGGCGACCTCCCCTCCGACCACGAGGTCCGCCAGGCCGTCGTCGCCCTGGCCCGGGACCGCGCGGCGGCCGATGCCGACGGCCCTTCGCCCCCCCCCGCCTCGCCCGAACCCGAGCCCGGCGCCCCGGCCCCGAGGCTCGCCGAGGTGCTCGACCGCTTCGAACTCTACCGGATCCGCCTCGAACCCCTGGAGGCCGTGAAGCAGGGGGCCCGCTCCCACCCGGAGGGGGACGCCCTCTTCCACAGCCTCCAGGTCTTCGAGCTCGCCCGGCTCGAACGCCCCTTCGACGAGGAGTTCCTGCTGGCGGCCCTGCTGCACGACGTCGGCAAGGCGATCGACCCGGCCGACCACATCGCCGCCGGCCTGGAGTCGCTCGACGGGGCGATCCCCGAGCGGACACGATGGCTGATCGCCCATCACCGGGAGGCCCGGGCCGCCGTCGACGCCGCGCCCGCCGGCAGGGCCCGCCGAGTCCCCGGCGTCGAGGCCGACGACCAGGCCATCGAGGACCTCCTGTTGCTCGGCCGACTCGACCGGGAGGGCCGGGTCCCCGGGGCCCCGGTGCCCACCGTCGCCGAGGCGATCGCCCACCTCAGGGGCCTGGAGGACGAATCCTACCTCGACGACGGGGACGACCCCGGGTCGACCGGGCCCGACTGA
- a CDS encoding HAD hydrolase-like protein gives MTDKPTLFFDVGGVLLTNGWDTPCRKKAAERFGIDYQEFQTRHEMSKTALETGRITLATYLHRTVFHRQRSFTMDEFQEFMYDQSQPLQDSLDWVRDLASRDTCYLFTLNNESRELHEHRVRTFKLNHIFRGFLTSCYLGLVKPDEEIYSSALGIASCSRTRAYFIDDRPLNVEAAVASGFQAVQFTGVEPMRAFLKGHGIDC, from the coding sequence ATGACCGACAAGCCCACCCTCTTCTTCGACGTCGGCGGCGTGCTGCTGACCAACGGCTGGGACACCCCCTGCCGGAAGAAGGCCGCCGAGCGGTTCGGGATCGACTACCAGGAATTCCAGACCCGCCACGAGATGTCCAAGACGGCGCTGGAGACCGGCCGGATCACCCTGGCGACCTACCTGCACCGGACGGTCTTCCACCGCCAGCGATCCTTCACCATGGACGAGTTCCAGGAGTTCATGTACGACCAGTCGCAGCCCCTGCAGGATTCGCTCGACTGGGTCCGGGACCTGGCCTCCCGGGACACCTGCTACCTGTTCACGCTCAACAACGAATCCCGGGAGCTGCACGAGCACCGCGTCCGGACCTTCAAGCTCAACCACATCTTCCGGGGGTTCTTGACCTCCTGCTACCTCGGCCTGGTGAAGCCGGACGAGGAGATCTATTCCTCCGCCCTGGGGATCGCCAGCTGCTCCCGGACGCGCGCCTACTTCATCGACGACCGCCCCCTGAACGTCGAGGCCGCCGTCGCCTCCGGGTTCCAGGCGGTGCAGTTCACCGGGGTCGAGCCGATGCGGGCGTTCCTGAAGGGCCACGGGATCGACTGCTGA
- a CDS encoding aldehyde dehydrogenase family protein, protein MTGPLVEGVIVSRNPATGEELARIPATPPDRVAGLVGRAREAQRAWADRLWSARRHSLGRWHAELARRAEVLADAVRAEVGKPQGEAMAAEVVPSLDALRWTLRSAGRVLAPRVGSPGSQRWLLMPPARVERRPIGVVGVIGAWNYPVLLNVPVIAHALAAGNAVVWKPSELSSHCGALIQETIDAAGLPDGLVSIVQGGPAVGSAMVESGVDKVVFTGGLENGRRVLAALGGRGVPAVAELSGFDAAVVLPDAPDAPTMAGLRWSAFLGAGQACMSVKRVFLVGRPAWPWAEAFGRLADGLRLGDPGRADVDVGPMISESARDGFHARVRSALDAGARLIAGGGPVEGPGWAYRPTVLLAEDGDGAPERALEGCFGPVVIVRGVRDDAEAASAVNSSRFGLSASVWGGDRRRARRLADRLDVGVVGINEATSFFALASAPAGGVKASGFGRVHGAEGLREMTAPRTIVSRAIRSPRPQVFPYSGRLERLLKVYRGMFH, encoded by the coding sequence GTGACCGGGCCACTCGTCGAGGGCGTGATCGTCTCCCGGAATCCCGCGACCGGAGAGGAGCTGGCCCGGATCCCGGCCACGCCCCCCGACCGGGTGGCCGGGCTGGTCGGTCGGGCCCGGGAGGCCCAGCGGGCCTGGGCCGACCGGCTGTGGTCGGCACGCCGGCACTCCCTCGGACGTTGGCATGCCGAGCTGGCCCGCCGGGCCGAAGTCCTGGCCGACGCCGTCCGGGCCGAGGTCGGCAAGCCCCAGGGCGAGGCGATGGCGGCGGAAGTCGTGCCCAGCCTCGACGCCCTCCGGTGGACCCTCCGGTCGGCCGGCCGGGTGCTCGCCCCCCGGGTCGGGTCCCCCGGCTCGCAGCGTTGGCTGCTGATGCCCCCGGCCCGGGTCGAGCGGAGGCCGATCGGGGTGGTCGGGGTGATCGGGGCCTGGAATTACCCGGTCCTGCTGAACGTGCCGGTCATCGCCCACGCTTTGGCGGCGGGGAACGCTGTGGTCTGGAAGCCCTCGGAGCTGTCGAGTCATTGCGGTGCCCTGATCCAGGAGACGATCGACGCGGCCGGACTGCCCGACGGGCTGGTGTCGATCGTCCAGGGCGGGCCTGCGGTCGGCTCGGCGATGGTGGAGTCGGGGGTGGACAAGGTCGTCTTCACCGGGGGCCTGGAGAACGGCCGACGGGTGCTGGCCGCCCTCGGCGGCCGGGGCGTCCCGGCGGTGGCCGAGCTGTCCGGGTTCGACGCCGCCGTGGTGCTGCCCGACGCCCCCGACGCCCCGACCATGGCGGGCCTCCGGTGGTCGGCCTTCCTCGGCGCGGGGCAGGCCTGCATGTCGGTCAAGCGGGTGTTCCTGGTCGGCCGGCCGGCGTGGCCCTGGGCGGAGGCGTTCGGGAGGCTCGCGGACGGGCTCCGGCTGGGGGATCCGGGCCGAGCCGACGTGGACGTCGGGCCGATGATCTCCGAGTCGGCCCGGGACGGCTTCCACGCCCGGGTGCGATCGGCCCTCGACGCCGGCGCCCGGTTGATCGCCGGGGGGGGGCCGGTCGAAGGTCCCGGCTGGGCCTATCGGCCGACGGTCCTGCTCGCCGAAGACGGGGACGGCGCCCCCGAGCGGGCCCTGGAAGGCTGCTTCGGCCCGGTGGTGATCGTCCGGGGGGTCCGGGACGACGCCGAGGCCGCTTCGGCGGTGAACTCCAGCCGATTCGGGCTCTCGGCGAGCGTCTGGGGCGGGGACCGGCGTCGGGCCCGTCGGCTGGCGGACCGGCTGGACGTGGGGGTGGTCGGCATCAATGAGGCGACCTCGTTCTTCGCCCTCGCCTCCGCCCCGGCCGGCGGGGTGAAGGCCAGCGGGTTCGGCCGGGTCCACGGGGCCGAGGGGCTCCGGGAGATGACCGCCCCCAGGACGATCGTCTCCCGGGCGATCCGGTCGCCCCGCCCGCAGGTCTTCCCCTACTCCGGGAGGCTGGAACGGCTCCTCAAGGTGTATCGGGGCATGTTCCATTGA
- a CDS encoding glycosyltransferase family 2 protein, producing MNLSPTERTILCIYAAIVAAWPIRHLVITAFFRRLDVLDLRSRRYSGVEPPPVTAVIPAKDEEGALPACLESVRAQTYPDLDILVVDDRSTDATPEIARRAAELDPRVRVLTLTELPPGWTGKTHALHVAAAEARGRWLWFLDADTRHQPDCLSIVMEYARANNASLASLLPEMRCESFWEKVVTPLAGIVLMRTYPTFIANDDRRPLAFANGQFLLIERPAYDAVGGHEAVRDRFVEDIGLARLVKATGRSVKTAIAPEISSTRMYTSLSGLVRGWSRILYDAHDRKALPLVGKIVEPLVFSQTGDAALVVSLAMLVLGYSGPFAWWLLGMSLVHQVLKQSVLYRMYRLSSPKTAWYAMYYSLAGIVSDVIIARSIWMCLTGRVTWRGTSYGGSATPPAEVVGRSESAS from the coding sequence ATGAATCTCTCCCCGACCGAGCGGACGATCCTCTGCATCTACGCCGCCATCGTCGCCGCCTGGCCGATCCGGCACCTGGTCATCACCGCCTTCTTCCGGAGGCTCGACGTGCTCGACCTGCGCTCCCGCCGGTATTCCGGCGTCGAGCCGCCGCCGGTGACGGCGGTCATCCCGGCCAAGGACGAGGAGGGGGCGCTGCCCGCCTGCCTCGAGTCGGTCCGGGCCCAGACCTATCCTGATCTCGACATCCTCGTGGTCGACGACCGCAGCACCGACGCCACCCCGGAGATCGCCCGACGGGCCGCCGAGCTCGACCCCCGGGTCCGGGTGCTCACCCTGACCGAACTGCCCCCCGGCTGGACGGGCAAGACGCACGCCCTGCACGTCGCCGCCGCCGAGGCCCGGGGCCGATGGCTCTGGTTCCTCGACGCCGACACGAGGCACCAGCCCGATTGCCTCTCGATCGTGATGGAATACGCCAGGGCCAACAACGCCTCGCTCGCCAGCCTCCTGCCCGAGATGCGCTGCGAGAGCTTCTGGGAGAAGGTGGTCACCCCGCTGGCCGGGATCGTGCTGATGCGGACCTATCCCACGTTCATCGCCAACGACGACCGCAGGCCCCTGGCCTTCGCAAACGGCCAGTTCCTGCTGATCGAGCGGCCCGCCTACGACGCCGTGGGCGGCCACGAGGCGGTCCGGGACCGCTTCGTCGAGGACATCGGCCTCGCCCGGCTCGTCAAGGCGACGGGGAGGTCGGTGAAGACGGCGATCGCGCCCGAGATCAGCTCGACGCGCATGTATACGTCCCTCTCCGGCCTGGTCCGGGGCTGGAGCCGGATCCTCTACGACGCCCACGATCGGAAGGCGCTCCCCCTGGTGGGGAAGATCGTCGAGCCGCTGGTCTTCAGCCAGACCGGGGACGCGGCCCTGGTCGTCTCGCTGGCGATGCTGGTCCTCGGCTACTCGGGGCCGTTCGCCTGGTGGCTGCTGGGGATGAGCCTGGTGCATCAGGTGCTCAAGCAGTCGGTCCTGTACCGGATGTACCGGCTCAGCTCGCCGAAGACGGCCTGGTACGCCATGTACTACTCGCTGGCGGGGATCGTCTCCGACGTGATCATCGCCCGGTCGATCTGGATGTGCCTGACCGGCCGGGTCACCTGGCGGGGGACCTCCTACGGCGGCTCGGCGACGCCACCCGCCGAGGTCGTCGGCCGCTCGGAGTCGGCGTCGTGA
- the larC gene encoding nickel pincer cofactor biosynthesis protein LarC codes for MRIAYFDCFSGISGDMTLGALVDSGVDPQAIVESVRRLGLDFELTFETVRRGGFRATYARVVAPEEHAHRHLHHIEAMIDRAELPPRQVELAKRIFTRLGEAEANAHGMDLQKVHFHEVGAVDSIVDIVGAAVGLDLLGVERFEASPIPPGRGSVMAAHGRMPLPAPGTAELLRGVPLADSPIEMELTTPTGAAIVSTICERFGPLPAMTVDTIGHGAGTKEIHGQANIVRLFVGTTAESPDSDRVWILETNLDDLPGELVGYATGRLMEAGALDAFVTPIYMKKNRPGVMLSVLCTEAKLEAMEAILFRETTTLGVRRHPVSRHKLRRKAAEVQTPLGPIRGKLGWLGDRPPTFSPEYDDCARVASERGVPLREVYRLAHEAHASAGASPVEAAAPSGGDEHGHGHHDHGHDHGHHHHHEGEHDHGH; via the coding sequence GTGCGCATCGCCTACTTCGACTGCTTCAGCGGCATCTCCGGCGACATGACCCTCGGCGCCCTCGTCGACTCGGGGGTGGACCCGCAGGCGATCGTCGAGTCGGTCCGTCGGCTCGGGCTCGACTTCGAGCTGACCTTCGAGACCGTCCGCCGCGGCGGCTTCCGGGCCACCTACGCCCGGGTCGTCGCGCCCGAGGAGCATGCCCACCGCCACCTGCACCACATCGAGGCGATGATCGACCGCGCCGAGCTGCCCCCGAGGCAGGTCGAGCTGGCCAAGCGCATCTTCACCCGCCTCGGCGAGGCCGAGGCCAACGCCCACGGCATGGACCTGCAGAAGGTCCATTTCCACGAGGTCGGCGCCGTCGACTCGATCGTCGACATCGTCGGAGCGGCCGTCGGCCTGGACCTGCTGGGGGTCGAGCGGTTCGAGGCCAGCCCGATTCCCCCCGGCCGGGGGTCGGTGATGGCCGCCCACGGCCGGATGCCCCTGCCCGCCCCGGGGACGGCCGAGCTGCTCCGGGGGGTGCCGCTGGCCGATTCCCCCATCGAGATGGAGCTGACCACCCCGACCGGGGCCGCCATCGTCTCCACCATCTGCGAGCGGTTCGGCCCATTGCCGGCGATGACCGTCGACACCATCGGCCACGGCGCCGGGACGAAGGAGATCCACGGCCAGGCGAACATCGTCCGGCTGTTCGTCGGGACGACGGCCGAGTCGCCCGACTCGGACCGGGTCTGGATCCTGGAGACGAACCTCGACGACCTGCCCGGCGAGCTGGTCGGCTACGCCACCGGCCGGCTCATGGAGGCCGGGGCCCTCGACGCGTTCGTCACCCCCATCTACATGAAGAAGAATCGGCCCGGGGTGATGCTCTCGGTCCTCTGCACCGAGGCGAAGCTCGAGGCGATGGAGGCGATCCTCTTCCGGGAGACGACCACCCTGGGGGTCCGGCGCCACCCGGTCAGCCGCCACAAGCTGCGCCGCAAGGCCGCCGAGGTGCAGACCCCCCTCGGCCCCATCAGGGGGAAGCTCGGCTGGCTCGGCGACCGGCCCCCGACCTTCAGCCCCGAGTACGACGACTGCGCCCGGGTCGCGTCGGAACGCGGCGTCCCGCTCCGGGAGGTCTACCGCCTGGCCCACGAGGCCCACGCCTCCGCCGGCGCCTCCCCGGTCGAGGCCGCCGCCCCGTCGGGAGGGGACGAACATGGGCACGGCCATCACGATCACGGCCACGACCACGGACACCATCATCACCACGAAGGTGAACACGATCACGGACATTGA
- a CDS encoding ester cyclase, whose protein sequence is MSTQRTLARRWFEEVWNDRRPEVVHELIAPEGVGHLPSGDVVGPELFLERVYRPFLAAFPDLHIAIEDTLGDEDDIAVRWYATGSHTGEPFLGIPASGRRISLRGITWIRYRDGRMVEGWDCWDTAALAGQLRGDGPRG, encoded by the coding sequence ATGTCGACGCAACGGACCCTGGCCCGCCGCTGGTTCGAGGAAGTCTGGAACGATCGGCGACCGGAGGTCGTCCACGAGCTGATCGCCCCGGAGGGGGTCGGGCACCTCCCTTCCGGCGACGTGGTCGGCCCCGAGTTGTTCCTGGAGCGGGTCTATCGCCCGTTCCTCGCCGCCTTCCCCGACCTCCACATCGCGATCGAGGACACCCTCGGCGACGAGGACGACATCGCCGTCCGCTGGTACGCCACCGGCTCCCACACCGGCGAGCCCTTCCTCGGCATCCCCGCCTCCGGCCGTCGCATCTCCCTTCGGGGCATCACCTGGATCCGCTACCGGGACGGCCGGATGGTGGAGGGGTGGGATTGCTGGGATACCGCCGCGCTGGCGGGCCAGCTCCGGGGCGACGGCCCCCGTGGGTGA
- a CDS encoding class I SAM-dependent methyltransferase, producing MLLPAYNGGHRLAWRVGEYLGAVRRGRFSRCAACGRWGPNLYRRWVIRPELERRSGVSPRAAEAWALKESGDCVHCGAKLRARRIAEVILRLYPVGDPPRPAPSIRRWVESAEARALLVAEVNEVEGLHRQLLRLPSFRPSEFRDDAPPGEVVDGVRCEHLERLTYESESFDLLITSETLEHVPDLSAALAEILRVLRPGGRHFFTAPILPGVSQTFPRAVLRGDGTIEHLAPPVSHPGGDWGYPVFTELGEDFPAILRLAGFEVETAFGPLREDDVCQVYCCRKPADGPRST from the coding sequence ATGCTGCTGCCCGCGTACAACGGCGGGCATCGCCTCGCCTGGCGGGTCGGGGAGTACCTCGGGGCCGTCCGCAGGGGCCGGTTCAGCCGATGCGCCGCCTGCGGGCGTTGGGGGCCGAACCTCTACCGACGATGGGTCATCCGCCCGGAGCTGGAGCGTCGATCGGGCGTGAGCCCCCGTGCGGCCGAGGCCTGGGCGCTGAAGGAGTCGGGCGACTGCGTCCATTGCGGGGCGAAGCTCCGGGCGAGGAGGATCGCCGAGGTGATCCTCCGGCTCTATCCCGTCGGCGACCCGCCGCGACCGGCCCCGTCGATCCGGCGCTGGGTCGAGTCGGCCGAGGCCCGCGCCCTCCTCGTGGCCGAGGTGAACGAGGTCGAGGGCCTGCACCGGCAGCTCCTCCGGCTCCCGTCCTTCCGGCCCAGCGAATTCCGGGACGACGCCCCGCCCGGCGAGGTGGTCGACGGGGTCCGATGCGAGCACCTGGAGCGCCTGACCTACGAGTCCGAGTCGTTCGACCTGCTGATCACCTCCGAGACCCTGGAGCACGTCCCCGACCTCTCCGCCGCCCTGGCCGAGATCCTCCGGGTCCTCCGCCCCGGGGGCCGCCACTTCTTCACCGCGCCGATCCTGCCGGGGGTCTCCCAGACCTTCCCCCGCGCCGTCCTCCGGGGCGACGGCACGATCGAGCACCTCGCCCCCCCGGTCTCCCACCCCGGGGGCGACTGGGGATACCCCGTCTTCACCGAGCTCGGCGAGGATTTCCCGGCCATCCTCCGGCTCGCCGGCTTCGAGGTCGAGACGGCCTTCGGCCCCCTCCGGGAGGACGACGTCTGCCAGGTCTACTGCTGCCGGAAGCCGGCCGACGGGCCCCGGTCGACGTGA